The DNA window AATTCGTTTAGAGAGCCCTTTTTTGCTTTTTCTTTTCGTATGAGTAACTTTTGAAACAGTTATTATTAAACGTCAAAAATACTCGTAACAATACTAcgctatattaaaattgttaactcgtcaaaataatgtttttttagaaTCTCTATTGTAGAGGCACCGGGCAGGTGCCCAGGTTGCCCAGAATGTACACGGGCACAGCGCGGAGACCTGCAGGTTCTGGTCGATCATCTGGAAGATGATGACGGGCGCGTGCGTGTGGAAGGCGCTGGTGTGCGGCTCCACGTCCGGCGAGCGCTCGCCCGCCCACTCCGCGCGCTCCGACTCCAGCGTCTTCTCCATCCACTCCATGTAGTTCGACTCCATTTTCTGCAATCATTCTATTATTATACGCTACTCGCACTCCAAGAACACcatcaaatgattataaaattgtgtCTCATGATCACCTGCAGGTATTCATCTTGCAATTTTTGCATGACCTCTTCGCTTAGAAGTGGAGGTAGTATGGAAACATCGACGTTGACCTCTGGACTGCCCATCAGCTCTGTACCAGGATATGTGTTCAGAATCCAGGACAATAGAGTAACATATTCATTACCTTCTAAGCCATTCTGAACTATGTCTTGTAActgaaacaatgaaaatatatagtataagtatatctcgtgatattttcctttaatatCGATCATGatgataattcaataaaaaattaaccataATATGATGACagagtaaaaatattgtatagtattAAGTCATAGAGCCTAACCAAGAGTTCTTTTGGCAAAAAAATTCAGGTTATTTTGGAACAGTATCAGTGACTAAGAGTATACAATTAATTCACTAGTGAGTCATGATTAAGAGATAACGACTAGTATACTTACACTAGAAGACAAACATGTATGGTACATATTCACATATTTATTGACAATATCATAGTGCGGCGGGAAACACGGGACGCATAACGTCTTGACGACTCTCAAGTCCTCCAATATCAGCTGCCTCGTCAGCTCGAGGTAGCGTATCAACCACAGCTTGTTGTCTTCGCGCTCATCCACACGAGTTCCCTCTACACGTTGTGCAACAGCACATTCCAGTACTTCGAATGATTTTGTACGCCAGTTTTTAGGTCTCCCGGGTGGCATGAAACCAGACTGATCTTGTTGCTGAAATTTGTAAATcctcataaattataatcttttataattgCACACATATGTTGGTACTCCTTTATAGTAcccaaacaataaaatatgtaacaaattcACTACACGTCAATTATTTCTGActgctttatataatatttaattaataaaaaaataaaattatggcaATAAGCTAAGATAGCATTCCAATTAAGAATTTTGACATGTTCTTTtattttgcctattaataaacaaaagctaataaaaaaaacacatatttctTTAGTTTTTAAGCACTTCTCCCaaaagtattgaaaaaaaatattgctatactttttaaaacattacctGAATTGCCATTTGATCTCTTTTCTCCTCTCTTTCTATAATTCTAAGAGCCGTCACAATAACTGTAGGCTCCTTACGAACCGTGTTCAATGTTCTAGCTAAAATTAGCTTAATCTGCTTCTCAAGCAAGTTTGAAACCATCTCAACATCTTCAAAGTACGCTTTAAGCATAATTTTGTCGTGGGAAGATTGATTGGGTAATCTATGCAGTTCATATAGTAAATCATCTCTTGAGTTTTCCAAATCACTTAGGCACtacaaatttatatcatatacataagatttttttttacttacacaaaaagaaattaaaaaataagtaattaatattacagtGATAAGGTACAGTATGTAACTTGAGTACTGTTTAAGGTCCCTGtaaaccataaaaataatttgcctAATCTATTTTGCATTGATaacaattctatatttttttaaagaactgaCTGTTTTGTGAACTCATTGTTCcaagttaaaacaaaatatttcggtttttaatataaattctaacaACCTAAGGAGTGTGGTCCTTGGTTTCTTTAATGTTTGTGCTTATCGTGCCTACAATGTTTTGAATCTAAGCAATACCACaccatataattaaatgaataatttacctGATGAGCATGCAACAGTTTTCCTTCTCCAAtccattgttttgttttggcaACACTTTCAGGAactgtaaaaatatgttttaaactaTCCATGGCTGTCACATACTGGGAATGACGTGAATCTTCTTCCCTTACTGCTTGCAATGAGGCCACTAAAGGTGGAACACCAGTTAATAGGTCTTCTAATTCATCCATTCTGGAATCATTTACAAGGATTATCTTTATCAATCATAATCACAATAATTAGCCTAGGTGATCCAGTGGATAGAGGACATGGGGTACTGAGTTTTCATTTATGTGATATGGGCTTATAATTCGTCTCTAGAGTCAATGAATATATGCGATATATGTATCGACCAAATTGCTATGGAGCAGCCagatggaatatgctctaaattattttataaatagatggCAGGCTTTTACTAAGCATAAGGACATTTCCAGTCTTTGTTTACAGTTTTCTTTTGCTTAAGCAATTTTTGTTTTgacaatgattttaataaataactttagcTTGACATTACTTACACAGTTTGCTAGCATTTTAAGATTCTGttaaggtttaaaaaaacattattagctATTTAAATCTATgtattacttactttaaattGGTTTGTTTAACATCATCCAGACATTCTTGTAACTGCCTTAAGCCAACTCTAACTCCATCAAGTTTTCCTTGAACTGCAGATTTCAATTGTGCTTCGATTGATGCTTTCTTGtgtgttattctttttttatattgttcaacCTAAGAAGAACACTCACATGTAAaacatattactatattttccTAATAAAGCTTTGTATAGCTTATAAGGCatcaaatgttctttttttttatcatgatattattattaaatgatgtaATTTTGCCTGGCAGAGATCTGTCTCCAACTTTTAAAGAcagaattatgtttattttaattttttgatttatgGAATTTGAGATACtctaatttcttaaataaatatcatattttatatctattctcatcaaattaaatatttttattaaatatacatatacacaggaatccgtttataatgacattgAAGGGAATTGACAAACATGTCATAATAACCGGACGTCATACAAAgcgttttatgaaaaaaaaaatatatatatagtatatatatacatatatattttgcacgtaataagtacatacgaaacatgtatgtatgtactatatttttcatattttaatgtaagtaatctgTAACTTttgtctgtttttgtttttttcaattttttgtaataactgTCTCTAATACTTTTGTGTATAGAAGACATAGCCATggtcaaattatcattttcaatattgctATGAACAAATCTGCAGACTACCTTTGAGTGACAATCACTTactcagattaaaaacaatgagcCAGGTGCCGAACGTCGCCAGGAACATTACCGAAGGTGTAAAGAATAATGTCGGTCACTATAACCggacacaatttattaaaaatgggtcGTAATAAGCAAACTGTCACTATAAGGAAAGTCATTATATCCAACTTTTTTacaaagaattttatattagtacCAAACTTAATGGTGTAAGTACGTCACAATAAATGCTTGGTCAATATAGGCTATATCATTATAAGCAGAttctactgtatatatataattcaatacaattaattaacatacacataaaactatatatatttggcAATATTGCCAAAactaatacaaaaatttaaaaaatatatacacccacattaaatgaataaattatggGAGCATAGTAATGGTAGGTTATAGGTttctttatcataattttatattttgaatgcgAAGTTCATAACCAGTTATAGTCCCTtctcttaaacaaaaaatttttgaaagagtttaattaaatagtttgaaAGTAGAATACCTACCTTTTCTAATTGTCCTGGTCTTTGCATCATATTCATAACCATTTTTTCAGCGGCAGCTCTTGATTCTTCCTCAATTTCATCCATtgtactcatttttattatgaaaatttagcTTTTAGGTTTTAATCTTAGGTATGTTGCTGATCTACACCTAAATAAAATGCTTgttatgtagtttttatttcagtgttgagtttatttataaataaatttagtattttacatattataactgtaatgtaatatataactttCAGTATTACTACAGTATAACTTTATTCTgatttataactatttacaaaataatatataatgacgtTTAATATGATTTAAGATTTAGTGCCGCcagtaataattttacaaaaatcaaGTCAAACTCATAAGGAATAGCCAGTCTAAAGAAaatctcattttttatttatttctggcttaaaatacgataaaaatcaatgataaaatcataataatttcaatcaaagtatagtattttttatacaaaaaagtactgtttgttttttttttttgtatataacgcTTTTATGGTTTTCGATTCATCaacataaaatatgaagtatCAAAAATAGTATCAATTATCAAAAAGTGTCCTATTTATAATTTCTCACATCGGGGGACGTACAGCGAGCAATTAGTGTACTTAAGCTTTATTAAACACAGGTAAACTTTTTAGGTGTATTATATAAAGCGATTGTGAACAGATTTCCGGGTTGGATATAGTGTAGTGtagtattgtatgtatgttagCTACGTTGATGATGCCTTGTCCATGTTGAGAATCAGATTGTTGGTCGTTGTAGTCGCCTCTCAGGGTTttgttagatatttaaaaaaattgtcttatttatttgtctaaTCATGCAATCGAAAGGTCACACACCATACAAAAAAGTGAATTTCAATTACCGTACACGACACTTTTTTTTCTGACGAGTCTGGCAACACTACTATTGGAGTCTGATGATAGTGGTGTTATGACATCTACTCGTGATAACAAATTGAATGTCAAATATGACAAAATGTTACTTTATCGTGTTCTTGGTAaagaagtaatattaataacatttcttaaaatgaatgataatttataatttagggATTTGTATGATAAGAAAACCGtgatcattaaaattaagtactCTATACACGTTGACAGTTTACTAAAGAAAGATGtggtcaattataattttaatatttttatctattgtaTCGTACCTTTTAACTGATGAGTTAatacctaaaattaaaaatcttttcataAATGCTGGATTATTTGGTATTGATCTTTGTAAGGTATCCAAAGAAAAAATGTacgtttatatatagataaaaattaactaCTACTACATACAAACAGAAtgtttataactattaaatttacaGACCTGAAGCTATCGGAGTTGTATCAGGATGTGTTTTCTTGGTGACGATTTTTATGTTCATACCAATTGTTTTTGGCAATGATCTGATGGATAGAGGAAATTTTCCTCATAATGAGGTAAAGATTtgaatattatgagtttaaataaaggttttaatctgtttaaatatcgaatattgtatatacaacattaattttgaatgtttaaaaatatatgtaaaatttgataataccgatacatattaaaattaatacatttcaatgttttttctAGTTTGCAGAATTACTTGCAGCATTATTGTCAATATGTTGTATGTTATTGCTGGGATTTGCAGATgatgtattaaatttgaaatggaGATACAAATTACTTCTTCCAACAGTAGCATCTTTACCACTACTTGTGGTTtactatgtaaattttaattctactaCTTTTATTGTACCAATTCCTCTAAGGCATTTCTTTGGGAATTCCGTCAATATTGGTTAgttaacatttctttaaaataagaatatttagttCAATAATTTAAGGTCAGACATTACATTTTGAAatgacttatataattttaaactattacaGGTTTCTTGTACTACATTTATATGGGAATGTTAGCTGTCTTCTGCActaatgctataaatatattggcTGGAATAAATGGTCTTGAAGTGGGTCAATCAGCTATAATAGCAATGTCTATAATAATTTTCgatataattgaattaagaGGTGATCAATTCAAAGCTCATAGCTTTTCTCTTCATATTATGATTCCATATCTTGCCACCACACTGGccttattaaaacataattggtAAGTTTCGCTAACGTATCATAACTACTAAtaccaattataattacattaataaccttgttaaaatatgttttttttttgtgtataatttagCTTTTACAGTGATCTACATGCAGCTCtacaattatatgttattattgattTCAGGTATCCATCGAAAGTTTTTGTGGGAGACACATTTTGCTATGTATCAGGCATGACTTTTGCAGTAGTTGCCATTCTCAGTCATTTCagtaaaactgttttattattttttctgccTCAAATTATCAATTTTGTGTATTCTGTACCACAACTTTTTCATATCATACCTTGCCCAAGACATAGACTTCCGAAGTATAGTGCAGAAACAGACTTACTTTATCCAAGTAAAACTGTCATTTTGAAAAAGGATATGAATAtgttacacaaatatattttacaagtattGACATTGTTTCGGCTAGTTGATAAGCAGGAAGATGACGGCTGTATTGTAATTAACAACATGACACTAATAAATCTATTCTTGATAAAATTAGGACCCATGTCTGAAGTTCGATTAACTTCAAGTTTGTTAGTATTTCAAATACTGTGTACATGTATTGCATTTATAGTAAGATATCCAATGGcctcatatttttattgattttcgcttattttattgaatttttatacagcaagttaattatatatatgataagagTGATGTtaagatcatttttatttagaaattcatAACTGACAAGTTACATATGAGTTATCAGATAAAGAAATGTAGGTGAAACTATCTTAACCAATCTCATTAAactatatactatttaaatacatcTAGTTACTGAAAAATTGGATCatgaatatgattattaaaacaaagccttttttgtttattaaaataactgataaACCACTTTAAACCAATCAACTTGTatgttgtaatttattacataaaaaaatgaggCTGTGAGCTAGACCGACCGATGAAATGATAAGGATTCTAgccaaagtttaaaaaattatattacttagtaatataaaattaatattgttgcatgaaataaattcaacattgttataatattgttttattttctttttcttttctgtTGAACAGCAATCTGACAAAACCAGAGACAAATAAGATCTCAGACCAAACATTTATAGAATTTGGAGGTAGTGCTGCCTTAGTAGTTAGTAGCGGCATATAGAGGTAGACCTTCAAAATCATAGCAACTAATCTTAGTTGCTATGATTTTggttaaaatcattttaacgaaatatgattaatatgttaatttgttCAAGCACATTCATTCGTGGTCATTAAGTAATGAATTTAAtgtagaaaacaaaatattaaagatattacatttaataatcttaatctgttttaaatttacagCACTCCTAAGCGAAGCAATGCTAGTGACACAATTTTGAAACAAGTTGCCTTATCTGATAATTTTTTCTTGTACTCAAGATGAGCGAAAATGtatttgtcattatttaaaaaagcaagTCGTCAgccaataaaatcaatttttagtaataaatagatatacacaaaatatatttagatatatttaatttttttacatttcaaactATATAGTtaaaggaaatatattaaatattgaaagaaaagCATTCAAGCAAACACCACTCTTCCTCacgtcatttaatattttttttgaggaactatagaaacataaatattttatttacaattattttatgaaatatgcaATGTCTGTACACATTTATTGAGAATATTCCAATATTTGAAGCCTTACGAAATAAAGGCTCATAAAAAGGGAATggtaaacaatttattactaattacattgagactaaatataaaatcaaatataaaatttaaacagtaagactaatttattaaacatgtatattttatcataattaaaaaaggtaagCATGTTgcattactttaatatatatatatattatatttattgttttttcaacAATAAGAcatttactaacagtatttaaaacgggatatttaccatgttttttatttttatttgataatgcCGAAGTATCGAGCTCCATAACcatgttaataaaaatctaataagacatttatttatatttattatttttgataatttgtatttaaaaagttaatccAACTAAGTTTCCAGTTTAAAATgctataatgttttaattcttTAGTTTAACCaaatgtcatataatatattatcattttcagTATCATTATCATTAATCACCCTAAGAGTTTTGAGAGTCTGTAAATAAAAGGTTAACTCGGAGGTAACAACACCATGTTGAGGACTACCATTTGCAACTATATTCATCTTTATCAATTGTTCTCTCAATTTGTCTTTAAAGTTATAATGcactttcatatatatattactaatttgttCTAGTGGCAAAATATCAATAAGAGCTTCATGAAGTTTCActaaatgttttgatatatttcggAATGTTTGTGATGGAACAGGAGGTTTGGCTTCCCAGCCTCCCAGCTGAGAACTTAGCATATTACTTACAATCAAGcatattttactttcaatttcttttttatgcAAAGCTATATCATTTTCTAAGCTAGTAAAACCATTTAATGAAACCTCTTTTGAGTGCATTTTTTCCAATAACTTCATAATTAAAGGTAAAAGCCATAGAATAACTTGTAAAGATCTTGACACTAAAGCCAAATTTGAAGTGGAAATTGTTTTCAAACCTGCACTCTGTATTGCACCAGCACCTAATACTAGCTGACAGCACCGAGAATTAAACATTCTAATAAGTTCTAACATGCAATGTACCATGTATTGAACAATATCTGGTGATTGCTTGGTTGCATCACAGTATTCTAGTAAAATTTTGATTAGTAGTTGCACTGTAGAAACTACAGCATAGTTTTCTttgttgataattaaatattttccatcAGGTTTTCCACTTTCATAATTGAGTACAAGAGGGATTTCACCAAActcacatattttatttataacagtttgTAGCTCACATGGTACATCTGCAACTTTCCACCTTTCACCATTGAGAGCAGCAGTAAGGTGTGATCTTCGTTCAGAATGCaaattttgaatgtatttcATAGCAAAACTTCTTAATGCCAGTTTCATTGCACTACTATAATGTCCTGTTATTTTTGCACATTCCTTAGAAAAGTGATCTATTAAGTCGGATAATTTAGATAATTGTGATAGATCTGTTAATGCATATTCCTTATCAGTCTTTGTGACTATAAGATTGGCACACCTTTCATTACTGTAGTCAGAAAGAGagataataactttttttactttttcttctATTAAAAGCAATTCTTCTTGTGTCCAAATTTCTTCATTGTCATTCCCTACTATATCACCCATTTGGCTTATATCTAGAATTAAATTGCTTATAGATaaaattcgtttaaataaatttactaagtTTGGTGTAACTTTCTGAAGAAAGGTAATCCCCTCATTACAAAGTAGCCATGTGTCGCTATTTGAACCCCTCAATACAATTTCTGTACTACCATCCCTCTCTGACACAATTTCTACCAGACATTGTTTAATAGTAGTCTGAATTGATGTCATTGCTTctgttttaaaaatgtcaagaaaatcaaattcctttaaaCGAAGAATTCCTGATACAATAGATACTACTTTATCTCTTTCTGGCAAATCTGTTTGGTCTTTAAGAGGTCTATTGAGATCTGATACAACAAATCTTAAAAATTCATTACTTAACATTTTGTGTATTAATCTTTTCATTTCTGTCAGCTGAGGAGATAAATGTCGAAAAGCTTGAATACCTGATAAACGTGTTGATAATACTTTTTGTGTAGAACTGATTAAGTCTAAGGCAGCAACATAGTCCGAAGTGCTTAGAAGAAGTTGAATCATTGGTTGTGTTTGCTGAACTGTAcccattaattttaaaagatcatGCACATTATTAAGATTTTGATTTATTCTTGTCAAACTAATTAACTTCAATGGACTCTCACTGAGATTTTGTTTAACATCTTTGATATCTTTTCTTGTATTTTGGACAGTTCTAACAGCTCTCGCCATTTGTTCCATAATAGTATCATGTGAAAGCATTGCATGGAAGAAGGCATCTGATTTCTGTGCAacttgttttgatattttcatttcaactaCATCAAGGTATGTGCTTAATGTTTCTTGTAATGATCTTATAGTAGAGTTAATATCTTTTGTATTTGAAAGTCCAGGAAATACTTTACAAAATACCTTTGGATCATTAAGTGCTAAGGATTGATCATAGAAAATATTTGGTACTTCACAAACAGTTTCTATAACAGGTGTTCTAGTTTTATTCGGCAAATTTTCTTTAAGTTGACAATGTCTTCTATATCTTCTAGAAATTTTCTTACAATATGActcaaaatgtaataaacatatttccGGTAAATATGGACTAGGATAAATTTCTACTTTCTCTATAAAACCATCACCCcatgtttttgtaaaaaaattactttgttttcCTTTATTTGGATCATTTAGAACTGCAGGTAGATTTTGTGATGATGAGTAAAATGTCCAATCATCATTAGTATTAGTCTTATAAACGTGGTATTGTCTTACATGATATTTGAATCCCGCTTTTCGTAAATCTCCAAATTGTAATGCTGAACATATGCCATTTTGCCCATATTGACATAATATGATAGTTCCCTCTTTAATACTGTGCTTTTCTTGAATAtgtctaaaatataaatcatacattaaaaatttgtattcataattttttttttctataataggTTAATTAAAGAATAcgtgtaatatttgtttttacattttagacacaaaataaaataaatctacttttttaagtacttaatcatttaaaatatttaaaatataaacctttCGAATTCCGTGGCAGTATTGAACAGCAGGTTTGGGCAATGCACACAGTTTTGCCATATTGGCGTCTTATTTGAGATGGACTTGTCCTCCATAACATCTTTGTCCTACTTATGAgagtaaatgttttatgtatttttaatatcatctgaatattaaattaacagaaATTAAAGTATACATGGTATGTTGGTGAAAAGTACATATAGGCTGTCAGTATGACTGGTGACATTATATTTGGCATTTGACAATAATGACAACTTAAAAACAACACTACAGTTACGACAGGTTGATGTTGTtagcttttaaaattttttttacacaataatattattttggtttagtttttctattaatattataataatattaatatttctaaaaagcATATCAATAATTCAGACGAGTTGATATTAGcacttcgtttattttaattgccaaaaatcagaaatatttttttttaaataagtacagtACTTAACCCACCAACCACCACCGTAccaaatcttattatataatatacgttaataataaaaaattcatttttaaaagcataacatttttatgactGTACAATTGCAGGTGTGAAAACAGGTCATACCTTAAGAATACGTTTTTCATCGGAACTAagccataatataataatattagcaagtaattcagcttgcaagatttgatttaaacaaacaaacattgcaagttaaaaattaaagttatttaaaaaattaaaaaacctaaATTCAGTTTGCTCAGTGTAACAATTACAAGCTTTCCCTATTAAatctatatcaataaaatttgttcTATTATTAGCGTGTTTCAGAAAAGGATTTTGAAGAAGACGATACGCATCTACGTCtgctctataaaataataacaattatattcgaaaatatattgtataattcgTACATGATCAGAATGAAATGCAATCTTTTGAAACGAAGACACGCGCGATTCGTCAGGTAGCGGTATTTAGATTAATAAGTGGAATGACAGTTAAAATTTTGTCAATTACTCGACATCATTCTGGcagttaaatatacatacaaatacacaCGTATAATCATACATAGACATAAATTGCTAAAACCATAATGCCTCCTACATTCCCCAAAATGGGATAATTATTGTTCAGAAATTCCTTACTAATCGCTAATCGAAATTTGACAATGTGTCAATATACTATGGATCTAACAAATTTGCATAGTATTTGACGTgtaatttatgaagaaattatagtattcgattatcttgtcaaatgtaatgtcactttattatgtacaattcttaaagttaattaaagccaagttctcttatggttttgtcatttatgtatcaatttaattaactttaacatGTCTCAAGAGGATTCTGTCGATACTACACATTCATTTTCACAAGGCACAATGT is part of the Vanessa tameamea isolate UH-Manoa-2023 chromosome 10, ilVanTame1 primary haplotype, whole genome shotgun sequence genome and encodes:
- the Sec6 gene encoding exocyst complex component 3 isoform X1, with the translated sequence MSTMDEIEEESRAAAEKMVMNMMQRPGQLEKVEQYKKRITHKKASIEAQLKSAVQGKLDGVRVGLRQLQECLDDVKQTNLKMDELEDLLTGVPPLVASLQAVREEDSRHSQYVTAMDSLKHIFTVPESVAKTKQWIGEGKLLHAHQCLSDLENSRDDLLYELHRLPNQSSHDKIMLKAYFEDVEMVSNLLEKQIKLILARTLNTVRKEPTVIVTALRIIEREEKRDQMAIQQQDQSGFMPPGRPKNWRTKSFEVLECAVAQRVEGTRVDEREDNKLWLIRYLELTRQLILEDLRVVKTLCVPCFPPHYDIVNKYVNMYHTCLSSSLQDIVQNGLEGNEYVTLLSWILNTYPGTELMGSPEVNVDVSILPPLLSEEVMQKLQDEYLQKMESNYMEWMEKTLESERAEWAGERSPDVEPHTSAFHTHAPVIIFQMIDQNLQVTETISKEITFKALLLSIDQVTRFGNMYREGVIQFKNAHFADRSRVAYFTHHMITIVNNSEQMVRLAQQTQSRRWPPALHHPPAERSFQRLLDTFQSLRDEAAKFLLEEAFLDLEEHFDDLFTAKWLTSSIPVDTICVTLEDYFQDYNHLREKNFEYVINEAQNLVYKKYITAMLSKKITFKTVDEAQQAATKIVKEANQIRSFFRRIALNAEGVNVDWPFEVISVLAEVLRCQDIEMLSLDLHGLLEKCPDVSEEQLVRLLALRGDVPRAHVRDTVTHVRAARQPRAQPHPALPQLFKNITFNDRLLSHFTL
- the Sec6 gene encoding exocyst complex component 3 isoform X2 — translated: MSTMDEIEEESRAAAEKMVMNMMQRPGQLEKVEQYKKRITHKKASIEAQLKSAVQGKLDGVRVGLRQLQECLDDVKQTNLKMDELEDLLTGVPPLVASLQAVREEDSRHSQYVTAMDSLKHIFTVPESVAKTKQWIGEGKLLHAHQCLSDLENSRDDLLYELHRLPNQSSHDKIMLKAYFEDVEMVSNLLEKQIKLILARTLNTVRKEPTVIVTALRIIEREEKRDQMAIQQQDQSGFMPPGRPKNWRTKSFEVLECAVAQRVEGTRVDEREDNKLWLIRYLELTRQLILEDLRVVKTLCVPCFPPHYDIVNKYVNMYHTCLSSSLQDIVQNGLEGNEYVTLLSWILNTYPGTELMGSPEVNVDVSILPPLLSEEVMQKLQDEYLQKMESNYMEWMEKTLESERAEWAGERSPDVEPHTSAFHTHAPVIIFQMIDQNLQVTETISKEITFKALLLSIDQVTRFGNMYREGVIQFKNAHFADRSRVAYFTHHMITIVNNSEQMVRLAQQTQSRRWPPALHHPPAERSFQRLLDTFQSLRDEAAKFLLEEAFLDLEEHFDDLFTAKWLTSSIPVDTICVTLEDYFQDYNHLREKNFEYVINEAQNLVYKKYITAMLSKKITFKTVDEAQQAATKIVKEANQIRSFFRRIALNAEGVNVDWPFEVISVLAEVLRCQDIEMLSLDLHGLLEKCPDVSEEQLVRLLALRGDVPRAHPHPALPQLFKNITFNDRLLSHFTL
- the LOC113404445 gene encoding UDP-N-acetylglucosamine--dolichyl-phosphate N-acetylglucosaminephosphotransferase, yielding MWSIIILIFLSIVSYLLTDELIPKIKNLFINAGLFGIDLCKVSKEKIPEAIGVVSGCVFLVTIFMFIPIVFGNDLMDRGNFPHNEFAELLAALLSICCMLLLGFADDVLNLKWRYKLLLPTVASLPLLVVYYVNFNSTTFIVPIPLRHFFGNSVNIGFLYYIYMGMLAVFCTNAINILAGINGLEVGQSAIIAMSIIIFDIIELRGDQFKAHSFSLHIMIPYLATTLALLKHNWYPSKVFVGDTFCYVSGMTFAVVAILSHFSKTVLLFFLPQIINFVYSVPQLFHIIPCPRHRLPKYSAETDLLYPSKTVILKKDMNMLHKYILQVLTLFRLVDKQEDDGCIVINNMTLINLFLIKLGPMSEVRLTSSLLVFQILCTCIAFIVRYPMASYFY
- the LOC113401891 gene encoding vacuolar protein sorting-associated protein 54, encoding MEDKSISNKTPIWQNCVHCPNLLFNTATEFERHIQEKHSIKEGTIILCQYGQNGICSALQFGDLRKAGFKYHVRQYHVYKTNTNDDWTFYSSSQNLPAVLNDPNKGKQSNFFTKTWGDGFIEKVEIYPSPYLPEICLLHFESYCKKISRRYRRHCQLKENLPNKTRTPVIETVCEVPNIFYDQSLALNDPKVFCKVFPGLSNTKDINSTIRSLQETLSTYLDVVEMKISKQVAQKSDAFFHAMLSHDTIMEQMARAVRTVQNTRKDIKDVKQNLSESPLKLISLTRINQNLNNVHDLLKLMGTVQQTQPMIQLLLSTSDYVAALDLISSTQKVLSTRLSGIQAFRHLSPQLTEMKRLIHKMLSNEFLRFVVSDLNRPLKDQTDLPERDKVVSIVSGILRLKEFDFLDIFKTEAMTSIQTTIKQCLVEIVSERDGSTEIVLRGSNSDTWLLCNEGITFLQKVTPNLVNLFKRILSISNLILDISQMGDIVGNDNEEIWTQEELLLIEEKVKKVIISLSDYSNERCANLIVTKTDKEYALTDLSQLSKLSDLIDHFSKECAKITGHYSSAMKLALRSFAMKYIQNLHSERRSHLTAALNGERWKVADVPCELQTVINKICEFGEIPLVLNYESGKPDGKYLIINKENYAVVSTVQLLIKILLEYCDATKQSPDIVQYMVHCMLELIRMFNSRCCQLVLGAGAIQSAGLKTISTSNLALVSRSLQVILWLLPLIMKLLEKMHSKEVSLNGFTSLENDIALHKKEIESKICLIVSNMLSSQLGGWEAKPPVPSQTFRNISKHLVKLHEALIDILPLEQISNIYMKVHYNFKDKLREQLIKMNIVANGSPQHGVVTSELTFYLQTLKTLRVINDNDTENDNILYDIWLN